A single region of the Parcubacteria group bacterium genome encodes:
- the dnaG gene encoding DNA primase yields the protein MSQATEQIKDRIDIVDVVREYVPELKKTGINWKARCPFHQEKTPSFTVNPGKGFWHCFGCAKGGDIFSFIQEVEGIEFPDALRMLADRAGVTLEKADREQESKRSRTLELLRHAANWYHQALLKAKSAEYSRAYIAERAITDTTRDNWQLGFAPDAWEGVSTYLKSRGFRDDEIASAGISSTNDRGSQYDRFRNRLMFPIQDVHGSVVGFTARKLNQEDVGGKYINTPETEVYKKSSILYGLSQAKQEIRKQDLAVIVEGNMDVISSHQAGVTNVVASSGTALTPEHIKLLARYTKNIALAFDPDAAGQTAALRGLEVAWREDMSISVVGLPEAADPDNLIKQDSKKWQDAINHRVPLLDWVFGRATRENDITAAAGKKNAARSILSWIARVSDPIEQTHYLQKLSSLIHVDEAVLRGVLAKRRPAPSTRPRQGLQREPSPKPHILEQVSARVLALIILNPEYEIDPAVLAGEAFQELYKRRPELYDGRIEQLDITLQAVARSVLMIAEEYRYAAPEEKSREFKSLARRLHHHHIQGELGEIRSLITRAERSGDLSTLEQHLAQWQQLNQELQKHHAYANQKEDEKT from the coding sequence ATGTCCCAAGCGACAGAGCAAATCAAGGACCGCATTGACATTGTTGATGTGGTGCGCGAGTATGTCCCGGAGCTCAAGAAAACGGGCATTAACTGGAAAGCGCGGTGCCCGTTCCACCAGGAAAAGACGCCCTCCTTTACCGTGAATCCGGGCAAGGGCTTTTGGCACTGCTTCGGGTGCGCCAAGGGCGGCGATATTTTTTCGTTCATCCAAGAAGTTGAAGGCATAGAGTTTCCGGACGCATTGCGCATGCTCGCAGACAGGGCGGGCGTAACACTGGAAAAGGCGGACCGCGAACAGGAATCCAAGCGCTCGCGCACCTTGGAGCTTTTGCGGCACGCGGCCAACTGGTACCACCAGGCGCTGTTAAAAGCAAAGAGCGCGGAATACAGCCGCGCGTACATCGCAGAGCGCGCCATTACTGATACAACGCGCGACAACTGGCAGCTCGGGTTTGCGCCGGACGCGTGGGAGGGGGTTTCAACCTACCTAAAGAGCAGGGGATTCAGGGATGATGAAATCGCTTCGGCAGGCATTTCATCAACCAATGACCGCGGCAGCCAATACGACAGGTTCCGCAACCGCCTGATGTTTCCGATCCAGGACGTGCACGGGTCAGTGGTCGGCTTTACGGCGCGCAAACTCAATCAAGAGGATGTCGGAGGCAAGTATATCAACACCCCGGAAACCGAGGTGTACAAAAAGAGCAGTATTTTGTACGGGCTTTCCCAGGCAAAGCAGGAAATCAGAAAGCAGGACCTGGCGGTTATCGTGGAAGGCAACATGGACGTGATCAGTTCGCACCAGGCCGGCGTTACGAACGTGGTCGCATCATCCGGCACCGCGCTTACGCCCGAACACATCAAACTGCTTGCGCGGTACACCAAGAATATCGCGCTCGCGTTTGACCCGGATGCGGCCGGCCAGACCGCGGCTCTGCGCGGGCTTGAGGTGGCGTGGCGGGAGGATATGAGCATCTCGGTCGTCGGCCTTCCCGAAGCCGCTGACCCGGACAACCTCATAAAACAGGACTCAAAGAAATGGCAGGATGCCATCAATCACCGCGTTCCCTTGCTGGATTGGGTATTTGGGCGCGCAACGCGCGAGAACGACATCACTGCTGCCGCCGGGAAAAAGAACGCGGCGCGCTCCATCCTCTCGTGGATTGCGCGCGTATCAGACCCTATTGAGCAGACGCACTATCTGCAGAAACTTTCATCACTCATTCATGTTGATGAAGCGGTTCTGCGCGGGGTGCTCGCAAAACGGCGGCCTGCTCCATCAACCCGGCCTAGACAAGGGCTGCAGCGAGAGCCGAGCCCAAAGCCTCATATTTTGGAACAGGTGAGCGCGCGCGTGTTAGCGCTCATCATCCTGAATCCGGAATACGAGATTGACCCCGCTGTCCTTGCCGGGGAAGCGTTCCAGGAGCTTTACAAAAGGCGCCCGGAATTGTATGATGGCCGTATTGAGCAGCTTGACATAACGCTGCAGGCAGTGGCGCGTTCGGTGCTTATGATTGCCGAAGAGTACCGGTATGCGGCACCGGAGGAAAAGAGCCGCGAATTCAAGAGCTTGGCGCGCCGATTGCATCACCATCATATACAGGGCGAG